A stretch of DNA from Merismopedia glauca CCAP 1448/3:
AGGTATACCCGCGTATTCCAACTTTTGACCTGTATAAATCGTGTCGCCGATCGCAAATACTCCAGGATTATTCAAGCCAATTACATCTCCTGGGTAAGCTTCGTCAATAGATTCGCGATCTTGAGCAAATAGCTTTTGAGGACGGGATAAACGGACGGTTTTACCACTACGGGCGTGATTTACTGTCATATCCTTCTCAAACCTACCCGTACAAACCCGAATAAACGCCACGCGATCGCGGTGTTTCGGGTCCATATTGGCTTGTAATTTGAACACAAACCCTGAAAAATCGGGGTAAGTAGGGGGGATATCTCCTAACGTTGAGGTGCGGGGTGTGGGCTTCAGGGCGTAATCTAGGAAGGAATTGAGGAAGGGTTCTACCCCAAAGTTGGTCATGGCGCTACCAAAGAAGACGGGGGTGATTAAACCTGCGTGTAACTCTTCTAAGTCTAATTCTGGCCCCACCCCTTCAATTAGTTCTATATCTTCTTTAAGCTGATAATACAGTTCTTTAGGCAGTAACTCTTCAATTCGAGGATCTCCCAAATCAATTACAGTATCTACCGCTTCCTTACTTCCGTGAGCGCTGCGTTCAAACAGATGGATTTGTTTGGCGCGGCGATCGTAGACTCCTTGAAAGCGATCGCCCATCCCAATTGGCCAATTCACCGCATAGGTTTGCAAGCCCAGTTCTTGCTCGATTTCATCAAGTAATTCTAGCGGTTCTCGCCCAGGACGGTCTAATTTATTAACAAACGTAAAAATGGGAAGCGATCGCAACCGACATACTTCAAATAACTTGCGGGTTTGCGGTTCTAAACCCTTGGCTGCGTCAATCAACATCACCGCATTATCAGCCGCAGCTAGGGTGCGATAGGTATCCTCACTAAAATCTTGGTGTCCAGGAGTATCTAGTAAATTGATTTGATACCCGTGATAATTAAATTGCAGCACCGTCGAGGTAATCGAAATCCCCCGTTGCTGTTCCATTTCCATCCAGTCTGAAGTGGCTTTACGCTGCGCCCGTCTAGCTTTCACCGCACCCGCTTCGTGAATTGCCCCCCCGTAAAGTAGTAACTTTTCGGTTAAGGTAGTTTTCCCCGCATCTGGGTGAGAAATAATGGCAAAATTGCGACGACGTTCAACTTCGGTTGCCAACTCAGTCTGAATTTCCGTGGACATTATGTCAGTTTAGTTAAAAGCTTTCCACCCAAATTATAGAAACTTTAAGCTTGAAGCGATCGCACTTGATTTGCGAGTATTGAGCTTTCAACCTGCTAAGGTGAAGTGTTTTATTAACTTTTTGAGCGATGAGTTCCAAGCGATCGCCCATCCCAATAGACTAATTCTAAACTTTAATCCCCAAGCTACCACGGGTGAACTCATTGAGGGGAGCGAGGTATAGATGGCGCTTGAATTATGCAAGGCTTGCGATCGCATTTTTGCTCGTAAAGTTTTTGGACATAAGGTTCCTGCCAGCTTAAAGGAACTTCCAATAATGCTTGTGTTCCGGTGATGGCTTGACCAAGAAAAAATAAAAGTGCAATACTGTTCAGAATAATATGGATATTACGCCAGCGATGGCTTTTATCTTGGTAAATATCACGCAAAATTGCTAAAGAAAAGATCATTAACAATGCCGCCGTGATGCCGTAATAGTAGTGAGAGACGTACCAGTAATCTGTTTTGCGATACACTCCATCTTGAGAACCAAGTACGACTAAACCCATCCCCGTTAGTGTGGCAAATACACCTCGCCACAGTCGTGTTTTGGCTCGATAGAGAAATGCTAAAGAAGCGATCGTAGCAGCAAACAATAAACAGATAGATACTACTTGCAA
This window harbors:
- the prfC gene encoding peptide chain release factor 3 — translated: MSTEIQTELATEVERRRNFAIISHPDAGKTTLTEKLLLYGGAIHEAGAVKARRAQRKATSDWMEMEQQRGISITSTVLQFNYHGYQINLLDTPGHQDFSEDTYRTLAAADNAVMLIDAAKGLEPQTRKLFEVCRLRSLPIFTFVNKLDRPGREPLELLDEIEQELGLQTYAVNWPIGMGDRFQGVYDRRAKQIHLFERSAHGSKEAVDTVIDLGDPRIEELLPKELYYQLKEDIELIEGVGPELDLEELHAGLITPVFFGSAMTNFGVEPFLNSFLDYALKPTPRTSTLGDIPPTYPDFSGFVFKLQANMDPKHRDRVAFIRVCTGRFEKDMTVNHARSGKTVRLSRPQKLFAQDRESIDEAYPGDVIGLNNPGVFAIGDTIYTGQKLEYAGIPSFSPEIFAYLRNPNPSKFKQFYKGVSELQEEGAVQIVYSVDESKRDPILAAVGQLQFEVVQFRLLNEYGVETRIEPLGYSVARWVTDGWEALEKVGRLFNTMTVKDLLGRPVLLFKNEWNLQQVLQDHPNFQLQSVAPLAVLTANSK
- a CDS encoding DUF4079 domain-containing protein, with amino-acid sequence MESRDLILLLHPAIAVIIVFPLIGIVVNRALQTRQRRLEILREGKSKIPAVGLEHVQVGRWLTGSVVGIVLVALANDVLGNIVDKQVWTQSPLQVVSICLLFAATIASLAFLYRAKTRLWRGVFATLTGMGLVVLGSQDGVYRKTDYWYVSHYYYGITAALLMIFSLAILRDIYQDKSHRWRNIHIILNSIALLFFLGQAITGTQALLEVPLSWQEPYVQKLYEQKCDRKPCIIQAPSIPRSPQ